From the genome of Edaphobacter dinghuensis, one region includes:
- the accB gene encoding acetyl-CoA carboxylase biotin carboxyl carrier protein — translation MDGNKLQELRELVEFLKANEIAEFDMEQDDLKVRIKFAGEPAPAAPAGDVDYAHLSRLMASAAPAAAPAAAAPVASAPSAPAAAPEEALHEVKSPIVGTFYESPSPGTPPFVNVGDQVEVGQVLCIVEAMKLMNEIESDVAGEVVKRIAASGQPVEYGQPLFAIKPR, via the coding sequence ATGGACGGAAATAAGTTGCAAGAGCTTCGCGAGTTGGTCGAATTTCTCAAGGCGAACGAGATCGCCGAGTTCGACATGGAACAGGATGACCTGAAGGTCCGCATCAAGTTTGCGGGCGAGCCTGCACCAGCGGCTCCGGCTGGCGATGTGGACTACGCGCACCTGAGCCGGTTGATGGCCTCGGCTGCCCCCGCCGCAGCTCCGGCGGCTGCGGCTCCTGTTGCGTCTGCGCCCAGTGCGCCCGCGGCTGCACCGGAGGAAGCTCTGCACGAGGTGAAGTCGCCGATCGTGGGAACGTTTTACGAGTCGCCCTCACCCGGCACGCCGCCCTTTGTGAACGTAGGCGATCAGGTGGAAGTAGGTCAGGTGCTCTGCATCGTCGAAGCGATGAAGCTGATGAACGAGATCGAGTCCGACGTCGCCGGCGAAGTGGTGAAGCGTATCGCCGCGAGCGGACAGCCCGTGGAGTATGGCCAGCCGCTGTTTGCGATCAAACCACGATAG
- the adh gene encoding aldehyde dehydrogenase, whose product MSTMTAATSKVAPGSYGFPVSFRKQYGNYIGGEWVAPASGAYFENVTPVTGEVLCEIPRSTADDVNRALDAAHAAKAAWGRTSPAQRGHILEQIAQRMEDNLEMLATVETWDNGKPIRETMAADLPLSIDHFRYFGGCIRAQEGGISEIDADTISYHYHEPLGVVGMIIPWNFPILMATWKLAPALAAGNCVVLKPAEQTPLSILVLLELIGDLLPPGVLNVVNGFGLEAGKPLASSTRVNKVAFTGETTTGRLIMQYASQNIIPVTLELGGKSPNIFFEDVMREDDAFFDKALEGFTMFALNQGEVCTCPSRALVQASIYDRFMERALARVKAIKRGNPLDRDTMIGAQASTEQMEKILSYFDIGKQEGAKALTGGKRADNGGELTNGFYIEPTVFEGNNKMRIFQEEIFGPVVSVTKFKDDEEALAIANDTLYGLGAGIWTRDLNRAYHFGRNIQAGRVWTNCYHLYPAHSAFGGYKQSGIGRENHKMMLDHYQQTKNQLVSYSPNAMGFF is encoded by the coding sequence ATGTCTACGATGACCGCAGCAACCAGCAAAGTCGCACCGGGAAGCTATGGATTTCCGGTCTCCTTCCGCAAGCAGTATGGAAACTACATTGGCGGCGAGTGGGTCGCTCCTGCATCGGGCGCTTATTTTGAAAATGTCACACCGGTAACCGGCGAAGTTCTATGCGAGATCCCGCGCTCAACCGCTGACGATGTGAACCGCGCGCTCGATGCTGCTCATGCTGCGAAGGCTGCATGGGGACGCACCTCTCCGGCACAGCGCGGCCACATCCTCGAGCAGATCGCGCAGCGCATGGAAGATAACCTGGAGATGCTGGCCACGGTCGAGACCTGGGACAACGGCAAGCCCATCCGCGAGACGATGGCCGCGGATCTGCCGCTGAGCATCGACCACTTCCGCTACTTCGGCGGATGTATTCGCGCGCAGGAGGGTGGCATCTCGGAGATCGATGCCGACACCATCTCCTATCACTATCACGAGCCGTTGGGCGTGGTTGGAATGATCATTCCGTGGAATTTTCCCATCCTAATGGCAACGTGGAAGCTGGCACCAGCGCTGGCCGCGGGCAATTGCGTTGTGTTGAAGCCTGCGGAACAGACTCCGCTGTCGATACTGGTTTTGCTTGAGCTAATTGGCGATCTGCTACCTCCGGGTGTTCTGAATGTCGTGAACGGATTCGGACTCGAAGCAGGCAAGCCTCTGGCCTCGAGCACACGCGTCAACAAGGTGGCCTTCACGGGTGAGACCACCACTGGCCGCTTGATCATGCAGTACGCCTCGCAGAACATTATTCCGGTGACGCTCGAGCTTGGCGGCAAGAGCCCGAATATCTTCTTCGAAGACGTGATGCGCGAGGACGATGCCTTCTTCGATAAGGCATTGGAGGGCTTCACCATGTTCGCGCTGAATCAGGGCGAGGTCTGCACCTGCCCATCGCGTGCACTGGTGCAGGCATCCATCTATGACCGCTTCATGGAACGCGCACTGGCGCGGGTGAAGGCGATTAAGCGCGGCAATCCGCTCGATCGCGACACGATGATCGGAGCGCAGGCCTCGACCGAGCAGATGGAGAAGATTCTTTCGTATTTCGACATCGGCAAGCAGGAGGGCGCGAAGGCGCTGACCGGAGGCAAACGCGCCGACAACGGTGGCGAGCTAACCAATGGCTTCTACATCGAGCCGACCGTGTTTGAGGGCAACAACAAGATGCGCATCTTCCAGGAAGAGATCTTCGGGCCGGTGGTCTCGGTTACGAAGTTCAAGGACGATGAAGAGGCGCTGGCGATTGCCAACGACACACTCTATGGTCTGGGAGCCGGTATCTGGACACGCGATCTGAACCGTGCCTACCACTTTGGCCGGAACATTCAGGCAGGGCGTGTCTGGACGAACTGCTATCACCTGTATCCCGCGCACTCGGCGTTCGGTGGGTACAAGCAGTCGGGCATTGGCCGCGAGAATCATAAGATGATGCTCGATCACTATCAGCAGACCAAGAACCAGCTCGTCAGCTACAGTCCCAACGCCATGGGGTTCTTCTAG
- a CDS encoding helix-turn-helix domain-containing protein: MAALAQVATREVMDIRQASEYLGISGDTLYRYASEGFIPAFKLGNRWRFKKSLLDAWMDEKSGVKPLAPVTVMPKQKKPAGRAR, from the coding sequence ATGGCTGCTTTGGCGCAGGTTGCAACTCGCGAGGTGATGGATATCCGGCAGGCGTCGGAGTATCTGGGCATCAGTGGAGATACGCTGTACCGCTACGCGTCGGAGGGGTTTATTCCTGCCTTTAAACTGGGAAACCGCTGGCGGTTCAAGAAAAGCCTGCTGGATGCCTGGATGGATGAGAAGTCGGGTGTGAAGCCGTTGGCTCCCGTTACGGTGATGCCGAAGCAGAAAAAGCCCGCGGGGCGAGCCAGGTAA
- a CDS encoding DUF779 domain-containing protein: MPRTPDQVIATDAAIELMARLHGKHGDLMFHQSGGCCDGSSPMCYPRGEFLVGDSDVLIGTLGDTPFYMSRSQFEYWKHTQLILDVVPGRGGMFSLENPEGVRFLIRSRVFTDDEIAALHGAGRI, from the coding sequence ATGCCGCGTACTCCCGATCAGGTCATCGCCACGGATGCAGCTATCGAATTGATGGCGAGACTGCATGGAAAGCACGGTGACCTGATGTTCCACCAATCCGGTGGCTGTTGCGATGGCAGCTCGCCGATGTGCTATCCGCGTGGCGAGTTCCTTGTGGGCGACAGTGATGTGCTGATTGGCACACTGGGCGACACTCCCTTCTATATGAGCCGCAGCCAGTTTGAATACTGGAAGCACACGCAGCTGATTCTGGATGTCGTGCCGGGCAGAGGTGGCATGTTCTCGCTGGAGAATCCTGAAGGCGTGCGTTTCCTGATTCGCTCGCGCGTGTTTACCGACGACGAGATAGCAGCGCTGCATGGAGCAGGGAGAATTTAG
- the accC gene encoding acetyl-CoA carboxylase biotin carboxylase subunit: MFRKVLIANRGEIALRVINACKEMGIRTVAVYSEADRNSLHVRFADEAICIGPPRSSESYLNVPAVISAAEIADVDAIHPGYGLLSENANFAEVCRASNIKFIGPPPEVTRMMGEKSTARQTMKKAKVPILPGSDGVIASEGEALEWARSVGYPVILKAVAGGGGRGMRICRNKEELPGLYQQASIEAANAFGNGDLYMEKFIEQPRHIEFQVLADEHGNVMSMGERECSIQRRHQKLIEEAPSLMVTPKLREELGKTIRKSLENIGYWNAGTIEFLMDEDGKIYFIEMNTRIQVEHCVTEMVTGVDLVKAQLRIAAGEKLNSIVTEPVTIRGHAIECRINAEHPEKFTPSAGKITAFNLPGGNGVRVDTAQYAEGVVPPYYDSLIAKLICHGKDREEAMNKMQRALSQFVVQGIHTTIPMHQKIFADAEFRSGKFDTKFMERFFERQKDIKAE; this comes from the coding sequence ATGTTTCGTAAGGTATTGATTGCAAATCGCGGAGAGATTGCGCTGCGCGTCATCAACGCGTGCAAGGAGATGGGAATCCGCACGGTAGCGGTGTACAGCGAGGCCGATCGCAACAGCCTGCATGTGCGCTTTGCGGATGAAGCCATCTGCATCGGGCCGCCACGCTCGTCCGAGAGCTATCTCAATGTTCCTGCGGTCATCTCGGCGGCGGAGATTGCCGATGTGGACGCAATTCATCCTGGCTACGGCCTGCTCAGCGAAAATGCAAACTTCGCCGAGGTGTGCCGTGCTTCAAACATCAAATTCATCGGGCCTCCCCCTGAAGTGACGCGGATGATGGGCGAGAAGTCCACCGCACGGCAGACGATGAAGAAGGCGAAGGTGCCAATCCTGCCGGGGTCTGATGGTGTGATCGCAAGCGAAGGTGAAGCGCTCGAATGGGCGCGCAGCGTGGGCTATCCGGTAATTTTGAAGGCGGTCGCCGGTGGCGGTGGCCGCGGCATGCGTATCTGCCGCAACAAGGAAGAACTGCCCGGACTGTATCAGCAGGCCTCGATTGAGGCCGCCAATGCCTTTGGCAACGGCGACCTCTACATGGAGAAGTTCATCGAGCAGCCACGCCATATCGAGTTCCAGGTGCTCGCCGACGAGCATGGCAATGTGATGAGCATGGGCGAGCGCGAGTGCTCGATCCAGCGTCGCCATCAAAAGCTGATCGAAGAGGCCCCAAGCCTGATGGTCACTCCCAAGCTGCGCGAAGAGCTCGGCAAGACCATCAGAAAATCGCTCGAAAACATCGGCTACTGGAACGCCGGAACCATTGAATTTTTGATGGATGAAGACGGCAAGATCTACTTCATCGAGATGAACACCCGCATCCAGGTAGAGCATTGTGTAACCGAGATGGTTACAGGAGTCGATCTGGTGAAGGCGCAGTTGCGCATCGCTGCAGGCGAGAAGCTGAACTCGATTGTGACCGAACCAGTCACCATTCGCGGCCACGCGATCGAATGCCGCATCAATGCGGAGCACCCGGAGAAGTTCACGCCCAGCGCGGGCAAGATTACCGCATTCAATCTTCCCGGCGGCAACGGCGTTCGAGTAGACACAGCGCAATATGCCGAGGGTGTGGTGCCGCCGTACTACGACTCGCTGATCGCGAAGCTCATCTGCCACGGCAAGGACCGCGAAGAGGCCATGAACAAGATGCAGCGCGCGCTCTCACAGTTCGTGGTGCAGGGAATCCATACGACGATTCCGATGCATCAGAAGATCTTTGCCGATGCGGAGTTCCGTTCCGGCAAGTTCGATACTAAGTTCATGGAGCGTTTCTTCGAACGGCAGAAGGACATCAAGGCGGAGTAG
- a CDS encoding 6-phosphofructokinase, with the protein MRIGMLTGGGDCPGLNAVIRAAVRKGIQHHGDEFIGFMEGWRGVIDDVTMPLTLETTSGILQKGGTILRSSRTNVKKVEGGFEKCLETIKRNKLDALIALGGDDTQSISLALSERGVKCVGVPKTIDNDLSGTDACFGFDTAVMIATEAVDRLHSTAESHNRVLVCEVMGRDAGWIAITSGIAGGADVVLVPEVPIDIEETCRLIKYRREHGKKFSIVVVAEGAKFPEGTVATHDESLDSFGHPRLSGIGQTLAEEIEKRTGYETRSVNLGHTQRGGTPTAYDRMLATRYGVAAIDLVHAGKFGQLVVLRGTQISSIPIADAIAKTRTVGQDLLDVLKSLQPLKDAV; encoded by the coding sequence ATGCGTATTGGAATGTTGACCGGTGGTGGGGATTGTCCTGGGTTGAACGCTGTGATTCGCGCGGCAGTACGCAAGGGAATCCAGCATCATGGCGACGAGTTTATTGGCTTTATGGAAGGCTGGCGCGGGGTTATCGACGATGTGACGATGCCGCTGACGCTCGAGACGACCTCCGGCATTCTGCAGAAGGGTGGAACGATCCTGCGGTCTTCGCGCACGAACGTGAAGAAGGTCGAAGGCGGATTCGAGAAGTGCCTTGAGACGATCAAGCGCAACAAGCTCGACGCTCTGATTGCCCTCGGCGGCGACGATACGCAGTCGATCAGCCTTGCTTTGAGTGAGCGTGGCGTGAAGTGCGTTGGCGTGCCCAAGACGATTGATAACGATTTGAGTGGAACCGATGCCTGCTTCGGCTTCGATACTGCCGTGATGATTGCCACCGAAGCTGTGGATCGCCTGCATTCGACCGCCGAGTCGCACAATCGCGTGCTGGTCTGTGAAGTGATGGGGCGCGATGCGGGCTGGATTGCGATTACCTCCGGCATTGCTGGCGGCGCTGATGTGGTTCTGGTGCCCGAGGTGCCGATCGATATCGAAGAAACCTGCCGCCTGATCAAGTACCGTCGCGAGCATGGCAAGAAGTTCTCGATCGTGGTTGTGGCTGAGGGTGCGAAGTTCCCTGAAGGCACCGTGGCTACGCATGACGAGTCGCTGGATTCGTTTGGCCATCCGCGTTTGAGTGGTATTGGCCAGACGCTGGCCGAAGAGATCGAAAAGCGCACGGGCTACGAGACGCGCAGCGTGAACCTGGGCCATACACAGCGTGGAGGCACACCGACGGCCTACGACCGTATGCTGGCAACCCGCTACGGCGTGGCGGCGATTGACCTCGTCCACGCGGGCAAGTTCGGCCAGCTGGTCGTCTTGCGCGGTACGCAGATCTCGAGCATTCCGATTGCCGATGCAATCGCCAAGACGAGGACGGTTGGACAGGACCTGCTCGATGTCCTGAAGAGCCTGCAGCCGTTGAAGGACGCTGTTTAG
- a CDS encoding M24 family metallopeptidase: MRKKRAVAAAKAAGVDCLLVTHLPDVRYLSGFTGSNAALVLAGGRAVLFTDGRYTAQAKAEAVGTRVVIAKKPAVAAACEWIDAAGVKRCGFDATQTTVAALEAMRKAVSAKLRRGIFQPVKPLVAGLREVKDVEEIAVMRKAASLGCRLFDGMLSFIQLGLTEVAVAAELEHAARLAGAEAMSFETIVASGERSALPHGRATQVKLPRRGFVTLDFGVIVNGYCSDMTRTVHMGKALPGEREVYDAVLEAQEAGVAKVAPGVTCAEVDEAARSVLRRAGLDKYFSHSTGHGVGLEIHEGPRLAAKQTQVLEEGMVVTVEPGVYMPGKFGVRIEDMVLVTAAGGEVLTPSVKAWIEL; this comes from the coding sequence GTGCGTAAGAAGAGAGCTGTAGCTGCGGCGAAGGCTGCCGGAGTGGATTGCCTGCTGGTGACGCATCTGCCGGATGTGCGCTATCTGAGCGGATTTACCGGGTCGAACGCGGCGCTGGTTCTGGCTGGTGGCCGAGCCGTGCTGTTTACCGACGGACGCTACACGGCGCAGGCCAAGGCCGAGGCGGTGGGAACGCGGGTTGTGATCGCGAAGAAACCCGCCGTTGCAGCCGCGTGTGAGTGGATAGATGCTGCCGGAGTAAAGCGGTGTGGTTTTGATGCCACGCAAACAACGGTGGCTGCCCTGGAAGCGATGCGCAAGGCAGTTTCGGCTAAGCTGCGTCGTGGGATCTTTCAGCCGGTCAAGCCGCTGGTGGCCGGGCTGCGCGAGGTGAAAGACGTCGAAGAGATTGCCGTAATGCGTAAGGCTGCATCGCTGGGCTGCCGTCTCTTCGATGGCATGTTGAGCTTTATACAGCTTGGCCTGACTGAGGTTGCGGTGGCGGCAGAGCTGGAACATGCAGCTCGGCTGGCTGGCGCGGAGGCAATGTCGTTTGAAACAATCGTCGCCAGCGGAGAGCGAAGCGCGCTGCCGCACGGTCGTGCGACTCAAGTTAAATTGCCGCGCCGCGGCTTTGTCACACTCGATTTTGGCGTCATAGTAAATGGATATTGCAGCGACATGACGCGCACCGTGCACATGGGCAAGGCGCTGCCGGGTGAGCGGGAAGTGTATGATGCGGTTCTGGAAGCGCAGGAGGCCGGCGTTGCGAAGGTGGCTCCGGGCGTGACCTGTGCCGAGGTCGATGAAGCGGCAAGAAGCGTGCTGCGACGGGCGGGGCTGGACAAGTATTTCAGCCACTCGACCGGGCACGGCGTTGGGTTGGAGATTCATGAAGGACCGAGGCTTGCGGCAAAGCAGACGCAGGTTTTAGAAGAGGGAATGGTCGTCACGGTTGAGCCCGGAGTTTATATGCCGGGCAAGTTCGGTGTGCGGATCGAGGACATGGTTCTCGTCACCGCAGCGGGAGGCGAAGTTCTGACGCCAAGCGTAAAGGCATGGATTGAGTTGTAA
- a CDS encoding metallophosphoesterase: protein MSGVNPDFSPRITRRHFLVGAGATAAGLALYSGEISRHELDLVPRTLAISNLPNAFNGFRIAQISDIHLDEFTEPFFLERVVHHVNALAADMVVLTGDFVTHGSLTFLNGRSAAYHCAEILSTLTCPLRFACLGNHDVAVSSSLVTHALTSKGIPVLVDEHVPIERNGSRFWLAGVNDPGTTNPRLELAVPPQPDGPVILMAHEPDYADTVRKHPRGQLVDVMLSGHTHGGQIRLPFLGPLVLPPMGKIYAEGLFRLGNMQLYVNRGIGAVGIPFRLNCPPEITIFTLQSAQG, encoded by the coding sequence ATGTCCGGCGTTAATCCCGATTTCTCCCCACGCATCACCCGCCGCCATTTCCTCGTCGGCGCAGGAGCTACCGCCGCTGGTCTCGCCCTTTACTCCGGCGAAATCTCTCGTCACGAGCTTGATCTCGTTCCGCGCACCCTCGCCATCTCGAACCTTCCCAACGCCTTTAACGGCTTCCGTATCGCACAGATCAGCGATATCCATCTCGATGAGTTCACTGAGCCATTCTTTCTCGAGCGCGTCGTCCACCACGTCAACGCTCTTGCCGCGGACATGGTCGTGCTCACGGGCGACTTCGTGACTCATGGCTCTCTCACCTTTCTCAACGGCCGATCTGCCGCGTACCACTGCGCCGAGATTCTCAGTACCCTCACTTGTCCGCTGCGCTTTGCCTGCCTGGGCAACCATGACGTCGCAGTGAGCTCTTCCCTGGTCACCCATGCACTGACCTCGAAGGGCATTCCTGTGCTCGTCGACGAGCACGTCCCCATCGAACGCAATGGCTCCCGCTTCTGGCTTGCGGGAGTGAACGATCCCGGCACGACCAATCCGCGCCTCGAACTCGCCGTGCCACCGCAGCCGGACGGCCCTGTCATCCTGATGGCGCACGAGCCCGACTACGCCGACACAGTTCGCAAGCATCCGCGTGGGCAGCTCGTCGATGTCATGCTCTCCGGGCACACCCACGGCGGCCAGATTCGCCTACCCTTCCTCGGGCCGCTCGTGCTTCCGCCTATGGGAAAGATTTACGCCGAGGGACTCTTCCGTCTCGGCAACATGCAGCTCTATGTCAACCGTGGCATCGGCGCAGTCGGCATCCCTTTCCGCCTCAACTGCCCGCCGGAGATCACTATCTTTACGCTGCAATCGGCACAGGGTTGA
- a CDS encoding YceI family protein: MRKTSPTLRCALAVAVLTLLAASAGAQSLPTKMTLRFDPATTKINWTLKDILHTVHGTFQLKSGLIVFDEDTGTADGEIIVETASAESGNNARDERMRKDVLESTKYPEAIFHPEKVTGVVHDGQTQTVTVEGTFTIHGADHPLFLQVEASLNAGKLMAKTDFVVPYVAWGMKDPSTLMLRVGKDVRVSVDAQATVQ, encoded by the coding sequence ATGAGAAAGACTAGTCCCACTCTGCGATGTGCGCTTGCGGTGGCTGTTCTTACGCTGCTGGCGGCCTCTGCCGGCGCTCAAAGCTTGCCTACGAAGATGACGCTTCGTTTCGATCCGGCGACGACAAAGATCAACTGGACGCTGAAGGATATTCTGCACACTGTTCATGGGACGTTCCAGTTGAAGAGCGGCCTCATTGTCTTCGACGAAGATACGGGAACAGCGGATGGAGAGATCATCGTCGAAACCGCCTCGGCTGAAAGTGGCAACAATGCCCGCGACGAGCGGATGAGAAAAGATGTTCTCGAGAGCACAAAGTACCCCGAAGCGATATTTCATCCGGAAAAGGTCACGGGCGTCGTCCACGACGGGCAGACGCAGACGGTAACGGTGGAAGGCACGTTCACAATTCACGGGGCCGATCATCCTCTGTTTCTTCAAGTAGAGGCTTCATTGAATGCAGGCAAGCTGATGGCGAAGACGGACTTTGTTGTGCCCTACGTTGCATGGGGAATGAAAGATCCGAGCACGCTGATGCTGCGTGTAGGCAAAGACGTGCGGGTAAGCGTGGATGCGCAGGCGACTGTGCAGTGA